A single window of Deinococcus betulae DNA harbors:
- a CDS encoding AAA family ATPase: MSLLRRQHLLSAIQHVPIALLLGPSGYGKTVLMAQAAGESQQLPVRLDFREVEHDLRSLIEDLAASLETFAPEAAQAIEQANADRPLPAKRLARLLEHVPPLHFFLDHAERLTEETQAWLVTLIRHLPAQHRLMLAARHMSSAEVASLVAAQRIRVFGPEQLAFGDAEVLALAQTHQFENLAALEAQHGWPMGVALTVAGAYGHSAGDLIRALLSSLPPTFQLALPHLAPYDHWTPYLPAALNLPLPPDWLGVLINQRFPLQQQGGGVQPHEQVLTVLDEQLRLNRLQWQDSYRRAAEEARALGRPLQALTLLLHAEHTDEAVTMAEQVLPPLFRQGLFVAVRDSIKRLPQASLAASATLTEIYGLSLAETGQILAGAPYLQQLGQNPTTRPSVISYLTYIALLQARFQEGQALIEEAKGMWPQLKNNQKIAILIREGVIAREANLDREKALEKHLQALHLAEETHEEALIGSALIALNVTYLQLARSDEALAAALRACAIAERRGEFGHLPTPLLNAAVLHGTRDELDTSEALLKRALHIAEEQQTRTLTNIHFIMSGIHIKRGRLEDAATSLMKAVTYAQHSGRPDMEFLAQAVLGEVFYAQQQNAEGHRQVTLTESLLDHSPQLRQSGTMLNLLRFQQGRRAFAEHHYEEALSLFDDFPTNNGEMAEWAARTRLYTAQIHFEQGRLTEEDVSAFMSLHRPLLSRLYLTPDLPVVRPVLQEAVRRGWYADELADYAFGRSETRRRVFVRTLGRLELTVDGEPLPLTGASRARAQELLALMALLPPATSAELQRTLIGEERGDHRNALQTLRTSLAQATGIEQPVVQDEQRRYTFSGELDVRTDLDELRRATRLRNLMLIRRILGGGTDFLPGLDRPWAADLRDTEVPEALHAAYRVLGTEALERGALAEATTHFEAMQRLFPEADTLRTLIELYRGLGDPGRQQDFERDLARL, from the coding sequence GTGAGCCTGCTTCGCCGTCAGCATCTGCTCTCTGCCATCCAGCATGTTCCCATTGCGCTCTTGCTGGGACCCTCCGGATACGGCAAAACAGTCCTCATGGCTCAGGCAGCGGGCGAGTCGCAACAGTTGCCAGTACGACTGGATTTTCGTGAGGTGGAGCATGACCTGCGTTCCCTCATTGAGGATCTAGCTGCGTCCTTAGAAACTTTCGCCCCTGAAGCCGCTCAGGCCATTGAGCAGGCCAATGCAGACCGGCCTCTGCCGGCCAAACGTCTGGCGAGGCTTCTGGAGCACGTCCCACCTTTGCACTTTTTTCTAGATCATGCCGAGCGGTTAACCGAGGAGACCCAGGCCTGGCTGGTAACGCTGATCCGGCATCTCCCGGCGCAGCACCGCCTGATGCTTGCAGCGCGGCACATGTCATCCGCAGAAGTGGCGTCGCTGGTGGCAGCCCAGCGTATTCGCGTATTTGGCCCAGAACAACTGGCGTTCGGCGATGCGGAGGTCCTGGCTCTGGCCCAGACCCATCAATTCGAGAACCTGGCAGCGCTGGAAGCCCAGCACGGCTGGCCAATGGGGGTGGCCCTTACCGTAGCAGGCGCTTACGGCCATTCTGCGGGCGACCTCATTCGGGCTCTGCTCAGCAGCCTGCCACCGACGTTCCAGTTGGCCCTTCCACACCTGGCCCCTTACGACCACTGGACGCCTTATCTGCCAGCGGCCCTGAACCTGCCACTTCCTCCAGACTGGCTGGGCGTTCTCATCAATCAGCGTTTCCCGCTGCAGCAGCAGGGTGGAGGCGTTCAGCCACACGAGCAGGTGCTCACCGTGCTGGACGAACAGTTGCGCTTAAACCGCCTCCAGTGGCAAGACAGCTACCGGAGAGCCGCCGAGGAGGCGCGGGCGCTGGGGCGACCCCTCCAGGCACTGACGTTGCTGCTTCACGCCGAACACACCGACGAGGCGGTCACAATGGCCGAGCAGGTGTTGCCGCCTCTCTTCCGCCAGGGCCTGTTCGTGGCGGTTCGGGACTCTATCAAACGCCTTCCCCAGGCCAGTCTCGCAGCTTCAGCCACGTTGACCGAAATCTATGGTCTTTCCCTTGCAGAAACTGGGCAGATCCTGGCAGGAGCGCCTTACCTTCAACAACTGGGCCAAAACCCCACGACACGCCCAAGTGTGATTAGTTACCTGACGTACATCGCTTTGCTGCAAGCCCGGTTTCAGGAGGGGCAAGCCCTCATAGAAGAAGCCAAAGGGATGTGGCCTCAACTGAAAAACAATCAGAAAATTGCCATCTTGATTAGAGAGGGCGTGATTGCAAGGGAAGCGAATCTCGACAGAGAAAAGGCGCTGGAGAAACATTTGCAAGCACTCCACTTGGCCGAGGAAACCCATGAAGAAGCACTGATCGGCTCCGCGCTGATTGCTCTGAATGTAACGTACCTTCAATTGGCCCGATCTGATGAAGCCTTGGCAGCGGCCCTCCGTGCCTGCGCCATCGCTGAGCGCCGGGGAGAGTTTGGCCACCTCCCCACCCCCTTACTGAATGCCGCTGTGCTTCACGGCACCCGTGATGAACTTGACACGTCAGAAGCTCTGCTCAAACGGGCGCTGCACATCGCCGAGGAGCAGCAAACCCGTACACTGACCAATATTCACTTCATCATGAGCGGTATTCACATCAAAAGGGGGCGACTTGAAGACGCGGCCACTTCTCTGATGAAGGCGGTCACCTACGCCCAACATTCAGGCCGACCAGATATGGAGTTCCTGGCTCAGGCTGTGCTGGGCGAAGTGTTCTATGCCCAGCAACAAAACGCTGAGGGCCACCGTCAGGTGACGCTGACGGAGAGCCTGTTGGACCATTCTCCTCAATTGAGACAGAGTGGGACGATGCTCAATCTGCTGCGGTTTCAGCAGGGTCGGCGTGCCTTCGCTGAACATCACTACGAAGAGGCACTCTCTCTTTTTGACGACTTCCCTACCAATAACGGCGAGATGGCCGAATGGGCGGCCCGTACCCGTTTGTACACCGCCCAGATTCATTTTGAGCAGGGCCGCCTCACTGAAGAGGACGTGTCGGCCTTCATGAGTCTGCACCGACCTCTCCTTTCCCGGCTTTATCTCACCCCCGATCTGCCAGTGGTCCGCCCCGTGCTCCAAGAGGCCGTGCGCCGGGGCTGGTACGCCGACGAACTGGCCGATTATGCCTTTGGGCGCAGTGAAACCCGGCGGCGTGTCTTTGTTCGGACACTGGGCCGACTGGAGCTGACGGTTGACGGCGAACCACTGCCCCTCACAGGTGCCAGCCGAGCCCGAGCCCAAGAACTCCTGGCGCTGATGGCCCTGCTGCCGCCGGCCACATCAGCCGAGTTACAACGCACCCTGATTGGTGAGGAGCGTGGGGACCACCGCAACGCCCTTCAGACCCTGCGGACCAGCCTGGCTCAGGCCACTGGCATAGAACAGCCTGTGGTGCAGGACGAACAGCGGCGCTACACCTTCAGCGGGGAACTGGATGTCCGCACCGATCTGGACGAACTGCGCCGGGCCACGCGGCTGCGCAACCTGATGCTCATCCGGCGTATTCTGGGCGGCGGCACCGACTTTCTCCCAGGGCTGGACCGGCCCTGGGCCGCGGACCTGCGCGACACCGAGGTTCCAGAGGCGCTGCACGCCGCTTACCGCGTTCTGGGCACCGAGGCGCTGGAACGCGGCGCCCTGGCTGAGGCGACAACGCACTTTGAAGCCATGCAGCGCCTCTTTCCAGAAGCCGACACCCTGCGCACCCTGATCGAGTTGTACCGTGGCCTGGGCGACCCTGGCCGTCAGCAGGACTTCGAGCGCGACCTTGCGCGGCTCTGA
- a CDS encoding carboxypeptidase M32 — protein MTMTDLMRRLGQINDLEAAASLLSWEQETFMPPEAAAGRGLQLTTLSGLAHELLADDQTGQLLAAAQPEDDTQAAVVRVARRDYDKATKLPTAFVEERTRVQNEAHHAWLEARANSDFAAFAPYLDRLMTLARRQADLSGYDEHPYDALLDDYEPGMRASHVKAVFADLRDRTLPLLTRIRAAGDAADYSVLTRPFAHGAQKTFAWQVAGEAFGLRDQFARQDESAHPFQSSFSRSDIRITTRVEDYWPACCFGTWHETGHAMYERGVAERWARTPVSSGTSLGVHESQSRMFENLLGRSRPFWERYFPQLQAAAPEVTAGLDAETLYRAVNRVNPSLIRVEADEVTYNFHVMLRFELELALLEGSLKVAELPDAWNAKMQEYLGLTPPDDARGVLQDIHWSAGLIGYFPTYTLGNLLSVQLLEAARRSPEIAAATDRADYGPLREWLADQVHQHGRSLTPDELTMQATGHPLTADPYVAYLHRKYEDIYGLK, from the coding sequence ATGACCATGACCGACCTGATGCGCCGTCTGGGGCAGATTAATGATCTGGAGGCCGCCGCCAGCCTGCTGTCCTGGGAGCAGGAGACTTTTATGCCCCCCGAAGCGGCGGCCGGGCGCGGCCTGCAACTGACCACCCTGAGCGGCCTGGCGCACGAACTGCTCGCGGATGACCAGACGGGACAGCTGCTGGCTGCGGCCCAGCCAGAGGACGATACGCAGGCCGCTGTGGTGCGCGTGGCCCGCCGGGACTATGACAAGGCGACCAAACTGCCGACTGCCTTTGTCGAGGAACGCACCCGGGTTCAGAACGAGGCCCATCACGCCTGGCTGGAGGCCCGCGCCAACAGCGACTTCGCGGCCTTTGCGCCGTATCTGGACCGCCTGATGACCCTGGCCCGCCGGCAGGCCGACCTGAGCGGCTACGACGAGCACCCCTACGACGCCCTGCTGGACGACTACGAGCCGGGCATGCGCGCGTCGCACGTTAAGGCCGTCTTTGCCGACCTGCGTGACCGCACGCTGCCGCTGCTCACCCGCATTCGGGCGGCGGGGGACGCGGCCGATTACAGCGTGCTGACCCGGCCTTTCGCACACGGCGCGCAGAAAACCTTCGCCTGGCAGGTGGCGGGCGAGGCCTTTGGGCTCCGGGACCAGTTTGCCCGTCAGGATGAGAGCGCCCACCCGTTTCAGTCCTCATTCAGCCGCAGCGATATCCGCATTACGACACGCGTGGAAGACTACTGGCCCGCCTGCTGCTTTGGCACCTGGCACGAGACTGGCCACGCCATGTATGAGCGCGGGGTGGCCGAGCGCTGGGCCCGTACGCCGGTGTCCAGTGGCACCAGCCTGGGTGTTCACGAGAGCCAGTCGCGGATGTTTGAGAACCTGCTGGGCCGCAGCCGACCCTTCTGGGAGCGGTACTTCCCCCAGTTGCAGGCGGCCGCCCCCGAGGTCACAGCGGGTCTGGACGCCGAGACCCTGTACCGTGCGGTCAACCGTGTCAACCCCAGCCTGATCCGGGTAGAGGCCGACGAGGTGACCTACAACTTTCACGTCATGCTGCGTTTTGAGCTTGAACTGGCCCTCCTGGAAGGCAGCCTCAAGGTGGCCGAGCTGCCGGACGCCTGGAACGCCAAGATGCAGGAGTATCTGGGCCTGACCCCGCCGGATGACGCCCGTGGTGTTCTCCAGGACATTCACTGGTCAGCCGGCCTGATTGGCTACTTCCCTACCTATACGCTGGGCAATCTGCTGAGTGTGCAGCTGCTGGAAGCAGCACGGCGTTCACCGGAGATTGCCGCCGCGACCGACCGCGCCGACTACGGCCCCCTGCGTGAGTGGCTGGCCGACCAGGTGCATCAACATGGCCGCAGCCTGACCCCCGATGAACTGACCATGCAGGCCACCGGCCATCCTCTGACGGCTGACCCCTACGTCGCCTACTTGCACCGCAAATACGAGGACATTTACGGCCTGAAGTAA
- a CDS encoding SPFH domain-containing protein: MNELQHVPTPAPQGGVSPRSGVASVERPAFGLPGVPVFLAWLVAVVGNFWLLLNDFPGAAAALAVLLVFVVIGFFIVQPNQATNLTLFGRYVGTERRNGLYWTNPLTVRRSVSLRIRNFNSERLKVNDAAGSPIEIAAVIVWRVVDTARAVFDVEDYAQFVAIQAETALRHLASQYPYDEYEDGRMSLRGNADEVAEALGQELATRLRHAGVEVLEARLSHLAYSPEIAGAMLQRQQASAIIAARAQIVQGAVGMVEMALKQLSDQDIVQLDEERKAQMVSNLLVVLTSERGTQPVVNAGSLY; this comes from the coding sequence ATGAATGAACTGCAGCATGTGCCCACCCCTGCCCCGCAAGGTGGCGTGTCTCCGCGCAGCGGCGTGGCCAGCGTGGAGCGGCCTGCGTTTGGCCTGCCCGGCGTTCCGGTCTTTCTGGCCTGGCTGGTGGCGGTGGTGGGCAACTTCTGGCTGCTGCTCAATGACTTTCCGGGCGCCGCCGCCGCGCTGGCGGTGCTGCTGGTGTTCGTGGTCATCGGATTTTTCATCGTGCAGCCCAATCAGGCGACCAACCTCACTCTGTTCGGACGCTATGTGGGCACCGAACGGCGCAACGGCCTGTACTGGACCAATCCACTCACCGTGCGCCGGAGCGTCAGCCTGCGGATTCGTAACTTCAACAGCGAACGCCTGAAGGTGAACGACGCGGCGGGCAGTCCCATCGAGATTGCCGCCGTGATCGTGTGGCGCGTGGTGGACACGGCGCGGGCCGTGTTCGATGTTGAGGACTACGCACAGTTCGTCGCCATTCAGGCCGAGACCGCCCTGCGCCACCTGGCCAGCCAGTATCCCTACGACGAGTACGAGGACGGCCGCATGAGCCTGCGCGGCAACGCCGATGAAGTTGCCGAGGCGCTGGGTCAGGAGCTGGCCACCCGCCTGCGCCACGCCGGGGTAGAGGTGCTCGAAGCTCGGCTGTCCCACCTGGCCTATTCGCCCGAGATCGCCGGGGCCATGTTGCAGCGTCAGCAGGCCAGCGCCATCATTGCGGCGCGCGCGCAGATCGTGCAGGGGGCCGTGGGAATGGTCGAGATGGCCCTCAAGCAACTGTCCGACCAGGACATCGTGCAGCTGGACGAAGAGCGCAAGGCCCAAATGGTCAGCAACCTGCTGGTGGTCCTGACCAGCGAACGCGGCACGCAGCCGGTGGTGAACGCCGGCAGCCTGTACTGA
- a CDS encoding helix-turn-helix domain-containing protein → MKLHERLRELRSERGLRLKDVAETAGISVPYLSDLERGRTNPSLETLQTLAGAYTITVHDLLEGVEFYGASTEGALPKGLADLVADPTLGPQITPDWVRTLSRIELRGKRPRDKQDWYEIYLHLKRILN, encoded by the coding sequence ATGAAACTGCATGAAAGACTCCGCGAACTCCGCAGTGAACGCGGGCTGCGGCTGAAAGACGTGGCCGAGACGGCGGGCATCAGCGTGCCTTACCTGAGTGACCTGGAACGTGGCCGCACCAACCCCAGCCTGGAAACCCTCCAGACTCTCGCGGGCGCGTACACCATCACGGTGCACGACCTTCTGGAAGGTGTCGAGTTTTATGGGGCGTCCACCGAGGGCGCGCTGCCCAAAGGTCTGGCCGACCTGGTGGCTGACCCGACCCTGGGGCCGCAAATCACGCCGGACTGGGTGCGCACACTGTCGCGCATTGAGCTGCGTGGCAAGCGCCCGCGCGACAAGCAAGACTGGTACGAGATTTACCTGCACCTCAAACGCATCCTGAACTAA